Proteins from a genomic interval of Verrucomicrobiia bacterium:
- a CDS encoding sialate O-acetylesterase has translation MKRKWNMLLVAGLLLCAARGFSQDTNFFVFLCFGQSNMEGFPGIEASDQGPVNDRFKVLAAVDFPKQGRVEGNWYPAVPPLCRPSTGLCPADYFGRTLVSNLPPNIKVGVVNVSVGGCKIELFEKDRYQAYAATAPSWMTNIIRSYGSNPYQRLVDLARRAQRDGVIKGILLHQGESNTNDKEWPGKVKGVYDNLLHDLNLKAEEVPLIAGEVVNADQQGACGSMNRIIDDLPKTIPTAHVVSSAGCACRPDHLHFTAAGYRELGRRYAETMLPLLSRPLPGAK, from the coding sequence ATGAAACGAAAATGGAACATGCTGCTGGTGGCCGGGCTGCTCTTATGCGCAGCGAGAGGGTTTTCCCAGGACACAAACTTCTTCGTGTTCCTCTGTTTCGGCCAGTCGAACATGGAGGGCTTTCCCGGCATCGAAGCATCCGACCAGGGACCGGTGAATGATCGCTTCAAGGTTCTGGCGGCGGTGGATTTTCCCAAGCAGGGCAGGGTGGAAGGCAATTGGTATCCGGCCGTCCCGCCGCTGTGCCGGCCCTCAACGGGATTGTGCCCGGCGGATTATTTTGGCCGGACGCTGGTCTCGAATCTCCCGCCGAACATCAAGGTGGGCGTCGTCAATGTCTCGGTCGGCGGCTGCAAGATCGAGTTGTTCGAGAAGGACCGCTATCAGGCCTACGCGGCCACCGCGCCCAGTTGGATGACCAACATCATCCGCAGCTACGGCAGCAACCCGTATCAACGGCTGGTGGATCTGGCCAGGCGGGCGCAACGGGACGGCGTCATCAAGGGCATCCTGCTGCACCAGGGCGAATCCAACACGAACGACAAGGAATGGCCGGGCAAGGTGAAGGGCGTTTACGATAATCTGTTGCACGACCTGAACCTCAAAGCGGAGGAGGTGCCGCTGATTGCCGGCGAAGTCGTCAATGCGGATCAGCAGGGCGCGTGTGGCAGCATGAACCGCATCATTGACGATCTGCCAAAGACCATTCCCACCGCGCACGTCGTTTCGTCAGCGGGCTGTGCCTGCCGGCCGGATCATTTGCATTTCACCGCGGCCGGTTACCGGGAACTGGGCAGGCGCTATGCCGAAACGATGCTGCCGTTGCTCAGTCGCCCGCTTCCCGGCGCCAAATGA
- a CDS encoding endo-1,4-beta-xylanase, whose amino-acid sequence MKLHFSKSGLRHRLSVAVLLAFGASVWSAEKPTLKEACRGHFYIGVAINRPIATGTAVGADNVSRTLDEVRADTALVLEQFNQIAPENDLKWALIHPQAGPEGYDWAPADAYVNFGLSHNLYLVGHTLVWHGQTPGWVFAGTNLPPATTNAMNGEANSREGRRFGRGSGWSWLNRPHASREELLERMREHIHTVVGRYKGKIKVWDVVNEAISDNGTNVLRNSPWSELIGPDFIAKAFAYAHEADPEAILRYNDYGLENPVKRRKLITLIKSLQEQGVPVMAIGSQTHVSVSGPSFEEMDRTLTDLESLGLPIHITELDVNSAEGGQRNFGADISENATTTQGGLVEQANQRLADQYASLFKAFLKHERSVQMVTFWGVNDAVSWRAGGRPLLFDGHDRPKPAYDAVLRVLSGEKLSLPEPAARQN is encoded by the coding sequence ATGAAACTGCACTTTTCCAAATCCGGTCTTCGCCACCGCCTCTCCGTGGCCGTGTTGCTGGCCTTCGGCGCCAGCGTCTGGTCGGCGGAAAAGCCCACCCTGAAGGAAGCCTGTCGGGGGCACTTTTACATTGGTGTCGCCATCAATCGCCCGATCGCCACGGGCACGGCGGTCGGGGCGGACAACGTCAGCCGCACGCTTGACGAGGTGCGCGCCGACACGGCGCTGGTGCTGGAGCAATTCAACCAGATCGCGCCGGAGAACGACCTGAAATGGGCGCTGATTCACCCGCAGGCCGGCCCGGAAGGTTATGATTGGGCGCCGGCCGACGCTTACGTGAACTTCGGGCTGAGCCACAACCTGTATTTGGTCGGTCACACGCTGGTCTGGCACGGACAAACCCCTGGCTGGGTTTTCGCGGGAACCAACCTGCCGCCGGCAACGACGAATGCGATGAACGGCGAGGCGAATTCGCGGGAGGGCCGCCGGTTTGGACGCGGTTCTGGCTGGAGCTGGTTGAACCGGCCGCACGCCTCGCGCGAAGAACTTTTGGAACGGATGCGCGAGCACATTCACACGGTCGTGGGGCGCTACAAGGGGAAGATCAAGGTTTGGGACGTCGTGAACGAGGCCATCTCGGACAATGGCACGAACGTCCTGCGTAATTCGCCGTGGTCGGAACTCATCGGTCCTGACTTCATTGCCAAGGCGTTTGCCTACGCGCACGAGGCGGACCCGGAGGCGATTCTTCGCTACAACGACTACGGGCTGGAGAATCCGGTCAAGCGCCGCAAGCTCATCACGTTGATCAAGTCACTCCAGGAGCAGGGCGTGCCGGTCATGGCCATCGGTTCGCAAACCCACGTCAGCGTTTCCGGTCCGAGCTTCGAGGAGATGGACCGGACTTTGACGGACCTTGAATCGCTGGGGCTGCCGATTCACATCACCGAACTCGACGTCAACAGCGCCGAAGGGGGCCAGCGGAATTTCGGCGCGGACATCTCCGAGAACGCCACAACCACGCAGGGCGGACTGGTTGAGCAGGCCAACCAACGTCTTGCCGACCAGTATGCGAGCCTCTTCAAGGCGTTCCTCAAGCACGAGCGGTCGGTGCAGATGGTGACCTTTTGGGGCGTCAACGACGCCGTTTCGTGGCGGGCCGGTGGCCGGCCGTTGCTGTTCGATGGTCATGACCGGCCCAAGCCGGCCTACGACGCCGTGCTGCGCGTGCTCAGCGGAGAAAAGTTGAGCCTGCCGGAGCCGGCCGCCCGTCAAAACTGA
- a CDS encoding glycoside hydrolase family 43 protein, with the protein MSSALAIFLLAGASGWLRAAEGPSVPAPGSNPIIRDVFTADPAPVVIGDTVYLYVGHDNAADGEMFTMPDWLCFSSRDMKHWTAHGVVLSPTNFSWGLPNSAWAAQVVPKDGKFYYFVTVKGDRTAPGNNIGVAVADAPTGPFKDAIGKPLIRDSMTPKAKRPWEDIDPTVWIEDDGTPWLCWGNGDCYLVKLKPNMIELAGEIQKVDVPNYVEGPWLYRRGKLYYLVYAAMFPGNGAEQIGYATAEKITGPWTPRGKLTGSARNSFTIHPGIIEFKGRWYFFYHFAGLTLHGQKGALGRRAVCVEYLDYNPDGTIKPITQTEAGVSVPPEKMEVGGPSGPSTN; encoded by the coding sequence TTGAGTTCCGCCCTTGCGATCTTTCTCCTCGCTGGCGCATCAGGCTGGCTTCGGGCCGCAGAGGGGCCATCCGTTCCAGCGCCGGGTTCCAATCCCATCATCCGCGATGTGTTCACTGCCGACCCTGCGCCGGTGGTCATCGGGGACACCGTCTATCTTTACGTTGGCCACGACAATGCCGCGGACGGCGAGATGTTTACCATGCCGGACTGGCTCTGCTTTTCGAGCCGGGACATGAAGCATTGGACGGCGCACGGCGTGGTGCTGAGTCCCACCAATTTCTCCTGGGGCTTGCCCAATTCAGCCTGGGCGGCGCAGGTCGTGCCGAAGGACGGCAAGTTCTACTATTTCGTAACCGTGAAGGGCGACCGCACCGCGCCGGGCAACAACATCGGCGTGGCCGTGGCCGATGCGCCGACCGGCCCATTCAAGGATGCCATTGGGAAACCACTCATCCGCGACAGCATGACGCCCAAAGCCAAACGTCCCTGGGAGGACATTGATCCGACCGTTTGGATCGAGGACGACGGAACCCCATGGCTGTGCTGGGGCAACGGCGACTGCTACCTGGTGAAGCTCAAACCGAACATGATCGAGCTGGCCGGCGAGATTCAGAAGGTGGATGTGCCGAACTACGTCGAAGGTCCGTGGCTCTACCGACGCGGCAAATTGTATTACCTTGTCTATGCTGCGATGTTTCCCGGCAACGGCGCCGAACAAATCGGTTATGCCACGGCGGAGAAGATCACCGGACCGTGGACGCCGCGCGGCAAGCTGACCGGTTCGGCCCGGAACAGTTTTACGATTCATCCGGGCATCATCGAGTTCAAAGGCCGGTGGTATTTCTTCTATCATTTTGCGGGACTGACGTTGCATGGCCAAAAGGGCGCGCTCGGCCGGCGGGCCGTGTGCGTCGAATACCTCGATTACAATCCCGATGGCACCATCAAGCCCATCACTCAAACCGAAGCGGGAGTCAGTGTTCCCCCAGAAAAAATGGAAGTCGGCGGCCCAAGCGGGCCTTCGACGAATTGA
- a CDS encoding alpha/beta hydrolase-fold protein → MKTKIALLALTSLVLCPPGRAQTNPAVEDFKPSSLNQPGKQYPQVDSERRVRARVIAPEAQSVALDIGGVKYPLTKGEGGAWTGESRPQDEGFHYYQLVIDGASVPDPGSLYFYGASRWGSGVEVPAQDQDFYALKNVPHGDLREVRYYSKGADAVLRCFVYTPPDYEQDSSRRYPVLYLQHGGGEDETGWGNQGHAGLILDNLIAAGKARPFLIVMANSYVPGASMFGGGPAAVDAAGRPLSRSISGPGGRSYNPGAFAKVLIQDLIPYIDGHYRTLADQPHRAMAGLSMGGMQTRAIAPANLDTFSHIGIFSGGSIAPSEIPDLDAFKQKVKVVFVSYGSRENGAAGRANVEALQQAGIKSVYYESPNTAHEWQSWRRSLHAFAPLLFEDQPLPAALAQTTAESRAATPAPTVNAPSARTIRVNAGASSSLTDAGGVVWQPDQGFEGGDVIERPDLPIEDTKQPEIYRSEHYAMDSFSRKVPNGKYVVKLHFCETYEGITGPGERVFSFEVEGTAFKDFDVWKKAGGFARAYVESVPVEVADGQLDIKFTPNIENPQINAVEILPAEASGNDKASAPAASREPRIRRGREIKLGPDDQPAFAEPPAGFADRREGIPHGQLEMIEYESKTVGTTRKMQVYTPPGYTADKKYPVLYLLHGIGGDETEWERFAHPDVLLDNLIAEGKAVPMIIVMPNGRAQKDDRPGPNPMATAPAFVRFEEDLLNDVIPAIQSRYSTSTNRESRALAGLSMGGGQTLNFGLAHLDTFAWLGAFSSAPNTKPPAELVPDPAAAKSQLKLLMLSAGNQDGLLGISQGVHTYLKEYNVPHIWHVDGNGHDPTHWQHSLYHFAQLIFR, encoded by the coding sequence ATGAAGACGAAAATTGCATTGCTGGCGCTAACATCCCTCGTGCTCTGTCCGCCGGGCCGGGCGCAAACCAACCCTGCGGTCGAGGATTTCAAGCCGTCCTCGTTGAATCAGCCCGGCAAACAATATCCGCAGGTCGATTCCGAGCGGCGCGTTCGGGCTCGGGTCATCGCTCCGGAAGCCCAGAGCGTCGCCCTCGACATCGGCGGTGTGAAATATCCGCTCACCAAGGGCGAGGGCGGTGCGTGGACCGGCGAATCGCGTCCACAGGATGAGGGGTTCCACTACTACCAGCTCGTGATTGATGGCGCGTCGGTGCCGGATCCGGGCAGTCTCTATTTCTACGGCGCCAGCCGCTGGGGCAGCGGGGTTGAAGTTCCGGCGCAGGATCAGGATTTCTACGCGCTCAAGAACGTGCCGCACGGCGACCTGCGGGAGGTGCGCTATTACTCCAAGGGCGCCGACGCGGTGCTGCGCTGTTTCGTTTATACGCCGCCGGATTACGAGCAGGATTCGTCCAGGCGTTATCCGGTCCTGTATCTGCAGCACGGTGGCGGCGAGGATGAAACCGGCTGGGGCAATCAGGGGCACGCCGGTCTGATCCTGGACAACCTGATCGCCGCGGGCAAAGCGCGGCCGTTCCTCATCGTGATGGCGAACAGCTACGTGCCCGGCGCCAGCATGTTCGGCGGCGGGCCGGCGGCGGTGGATGCGGCGGGCCGGCCGCTTTCGCGCAGCATTTCCGGGCCGGGTGGACGTTCCTACAATCCCGGCGCGTTTGCCAAAGTGCTGATTCAGGACTTGATTCCCTACATTGACGGCCATTACCGCACGCTGGCGGATCAGCCCCATCGCGCGATGGCCGGGCTCTCGATGGGCGGCATGCAAACACGTGCCATCGCGCCGGCCAATCTCGATACATTCTCGCATATTGGCATCTTCAGCGGCGGCAGCATTGCGCCGTCGGAAATCCCCGATCTGGATGCCTTCAAGCAAAAGGTCAAAGTCGTGTTCGTCAGTTATGGCAGTCGCGAGAACGGCGCCGCGGGCAGGGCGAACGTCGAGGCGCTGCAACAAGCCGGCATCAAGAGCGTGTATTACGAATCACCCAATACCGCGCACGAATGGCAATCCTGGCGGCGCAGCCTGCACGCATTTGCGCCGCTGCTGTTCGAAGATCAGCCGCTGCCAGCCGCCCTCGCCCAGACGACTGCTGAAAGCCGTGCTGCCACGCCCGCGCCGACAGTGAACGCCCCATCCGCGCGAACGATCCGCGTCAACGCCGGAGCCTCCAGTTCACTGACCGATGCCGGCGGCGTGGTCTGGCAGCCCGACCAGGGATTTGAGGGAGGCGACGTCATTGAACGTCCGGATTTGCCGATCGAGGACACCAAGCAGCCGGAGATTTATCGTTCGGAGCATTACGCAATGGATTCGTTCAGTCGCAAGGTTCCGAACGGAAAGTATGTGGTGAAGCTGCACTTTTGTGAAACCTACGAAGGCATCACCGGGCCGGGCGAGCGGGTGTTTTCGTTCGAGGTCGAGGGCACGGCGTTTAAGGACTTTGATGTGTGGAAAAAAGCCGGCGGGTTTGCCCGTGCCTATGTCGAGTCAGTGCCGGTCGAAGTTGCCGACGGCCAGCTCGACATCAAGTTCACGCCCAACATCGAGAACCCGCAGATCAACGCCGTTGAGATTTTGCCAGCCGAAGCCTCGGGAAATGACAAAGCGTCCGCGCCGGCCGCATCCCGGGAACCGCGAATTCGCCGCGGACGTGAAATCAAGCTCGGCCCGGATGACCAGCCGGCCTTCGCTGAGCCGCCGGCGGGATTTGCGGACCGGCGCGAGGGCATCCCGCATGGCCAGTTGGAAATGATCGAATATGAATCGAAAACCGTCGGCACCACGCGCAAGATGCAGGTCTACACGCCGCCCGGCTACACGGCAGACAAGAAATATCCGGTGTTGTATCTCCTGCACGGCATTGGCGGCGACGAAACGGAATGGGAACGCTTCGCGCATCCGGACGTGCTGCTCGATAATTTGATCGCGGAGGGCAAAGCCGTGCCGATGATCATCGTGATGCCCAATGGCCGTGCGCAGAAGGATGATCGTCCCGGACCCAACCCGATGGCGACGGCGCCCGCGTTTGTGCGGTTCGAGGAAGACCTGTTGAACGATGTGATTCCGGCGATTCAGTCGCGTTACAGCACCTCCACGAATCGCGAGAGCCGGGCGCTGGCCGGCTTGTCGATGGGCGGCGGACAGACGCTGAACTTCGGTTTGGCACACCTCGATACGTTTGCCTGGCTGGGCGCATTTTCATCCGCGCCAAACACGAAGCCGCCGGCCGAGTTGGTGCCGGATCCGGCCGCGGCAAAAAGCCAGTTGAAGCTGCTGATGCTTTCCGCCGGCAATCAGGACGGGCTGCTCGGCATCAGCCAGGGGGTTCACACTTATCTCAAGGAATACAATGTCCCGCACATCTGGCACGTGGATGGCAACGGGCATGACCCGACGCATTGGCAGCACAGCCTGTATCACTTCGCGCAGTTGATCTTCCGTTGA
- a CDS encoding glycoside hydrolase family 95 protein has translation MNPLLCRLAFGLFVLGFGTGLRAADPALTGQSSAPTEPLSLWYRQPAANWTEALAVGNGRLGAMVFGGVNREQLQLNEDTLWAGGPYNPVNPEARAALPEVRQLVFDGKYREAAHLISQKVISRPVGQMPYEPAGDLLLTFPETAAVDNYRRDLNLDTAVAAVEYTAEGVHFKRQVFSSPVDQVIVVRLTADKKGAINFSAGLQTPQNATLTTESGNTLVLRGVNGSADGIKGALQFQVRARVLTDGGTLSTTSNSVEVAHANAATIFIAAATSYINYADVSGDPERIVKKQIAAAARKKFAKLLAAHIQEHQRLFHRVALDLGHNDAMRLPTDERIKNFGSGNDPQFAALYFQFGRYLLISSSRPGSQPANLQGIWNDSMNPPWGGKYTININTEMNYWPAEACNLGECVEPLIAMVKDLSHTGARTAEEMYGARGWVTHHNTDLWRASGPIDGPEWGMWPTGGAWLCDHLWDHYVFNPDQKYLKDVYPILRGAAQFFLDTLQEDPTNHWLVTNPSISPENQHPFGSAVCAGPSMDEEILRDLFTHCIEAATILNTDADFRRQVEQARARLAPLQIGKQGQLQEWLADWDARAPEQQHRHISHLYALFPSDQITPRGTPDLANAAKVTLNTRGDITTGWAIAWRINCWARLHDGDRAFSIIEHLFDPSRTYPNMFDAHPPFQIDGNFGGTSAIAEMLLQSHSGEIELLPALPAAWPNGRVIGLRARGGFEVEVAWNEGKLTHVKIKSVGGREATVRYGDRTTEIQLKPGRTIQLNQALERIK, from the coding sequence ATGAATCCTCTCCTCTGTCGCCTTGCTTTTGGTTTGTTTGTCCTCGGGTTCGGCACCGGACTGCGCGCCGCCGACCCCGCCCTGACCGGTCAGTCATCGGCGCCAACCGAACCCCTGAGCCTGTGGTATCGTCAGCCCGCCGCCAACTGGACCGAAGCCCTTGCTGTCGGCAACGGCCGGCTGGGCGCGATGGTTTTCGGCGGCGTCAACCGCGAGCAACTGCAATTGAATGAGGACACGCTCTGGGCCGGCGGCCCGTATAACCCGGTCAATCCAGAGGCGCGCGCCGCCCTGCCAGAGGTGCGGCAACTGGTTTTCGACGGCAAATATCGTGAGGCCGCGCATTTGATCAGTCAGAAGGTGATTTCCCGTCCCGTCGGCCAGATGCCTTACGAACCGGCCGGGGATTTGCTCCTCACGTTCCCTGAAACAGCCGCGGTGGATAATTATCGTCGCGACCTCAACCTGGACACAGCCGTGGCGGCAGTTGAATACACGGCGGAAGGCGTCCACTTCAAACGGCAGGTTTTCTCGAGCCCCGTGGATCAGGTCATTGTCGTCCGGCTCACGGCGGACAAAAAGGGCGCGATCAATTTCTCCGCCGGCCTGCAAACCCCGCAGAACGCCACCCTCACAACCGAGTCCGGCAACACTCTGGTCCTGCGCGGCGTGAATGGCAGCGCTGACGGAATCAAGGGCGCGCTCCAATTCCAGGTCCGTGCCCGCGTGTTGACCGACGGCGGAACGCTTTCCACCACGTCCAATTCGGTCGAGGTCGCTCACGCGAACGCGGCCACAATTTTTATTGCAGCCGCGACCAGCTACATAAACTACGCGGACGTGAGCGGCGACCCGGAACGCATCGTCAAAAAGCAAATCGCCGCCGCGGCCAGGAAGAAATTTGCAAAGCTGCTCGCGGCGCACATCCAGGAACACCAGCGTTTGTTCCACCGCGTCGCGCTCGATCTGGGCCACAACGACGCGATGCGATTGCCGACCGATGAGCGCATCAAGAACTTCGGCAGCGGCAACGACCCGCAGTTCGCCGCGCTTTACTTTCAATTCGGCCGCTATCTCCTGATCAGTTCCTCGCGTCCCGGCAGCCAGCCGGCCAACCTCCAGGGCATCTGGAACGACAGCATGAATCCGCCCTGGGGCGGCAAATACACCATCAACATCAACACCGAAATGAACTACTGGCCGGCCGAAGCATGCAACCTCGGCGAATGCGTCGAGCCGCTGATCGCGATGGTGAAGGACCTCTCCCATACCGGCGCGCGCACCGCTGAAGAAATGTATGGCGCCCGCGGCTGGGTCACCCATCACAACACCGATCTCTGGCGGGCGAGCGGGCCGATTGATGGTCCGGAATGGGGCATGTGGCCAACCGGCGGCGCCTGGTTGTGCGATCATTTGTGGGACCACTATGTGTTCAATCCCGACCAGAAGTATCTCAAGGATGTTTACCCCATCCTGCGCGGCGCGGCGCAGTTCTTCCTTGATACGCTGCAGGAGGATCCGACGAATCACTGGCTGGTCACGAATCCGTCCATCTCGCCCGAGAATCAGCATCCCTTCGGCTCCGCCGTTTGCGCGGGCCCGAGCATGGATGAGGAAATCCTGCGGGATCTGTTCACCCATTGCATCGAGGCCGCCACGATTCTGAACACCGATGCGGACTTCCGCCGGCAGGTCGAACAGGCCCGCGCCCGGCTGGCGCCGCTCCAGATTGGCAAGCAGGGCCAGTTGCAGGAATGGCTGGCCGACTGGGATGCCCGGGCCCCCGAGCAGCAGCACCGCCACATTTCCCATTTATACGCGCTCTTCCCCAGCGACCAAATTACACCGCGCGGAACGCCGGATCTCGCCAACGCCGCCAAGGTCACGCTGAACACGCGCGGCGACATCACGACTGGCTGGGCCATTGCGTGGCGCATCAATTGTTGGGCGCGCCTGCATGACGGCGACCGCGCCTTCAGCATCATCGAGCACCTGTTCGATCCGTCGCGCACCTACCCGAACATGTTCGATGCGCATCCGCCCTTCCAGATTGACGGCAACTTTGGCGGCACCTCCGCCATCGCCGAGATGCTGTTGCAAAGTCACAGCGGCGAAATCGAACTCCTTCCCGCCCTGCCTGCGGCCTGGCCGAACGGCAGGGTTATCGGGCTACGGGCGCGAGGCGGTTTTGAAGTGGAAGTCGCGTGGAACGAAGGAAAGCTCACGCACGTCAAAATCAAATCGGTCGGCGGCAGGGAAGCAACGGTCCGATATGGCGACCGGACCACGGAAATCCAATTGAAACCGGGCAGGACAATTCAACTCAACCAAGCGTTGGAACGCATCAAATAA